A part of Streptomyces sp. DSM 40750 genomic DNA contains:
- the pyrE gene encoding orotate phosphoribosyltransferase, with amino-acid sequence MTDVDVRGSLLQQIKDKAVVHGKVTLSSGLEADYYVDLRRVTLDGEAAPLVGQVLLDLTADLDFDAVGGLTMGADPVAGAMLHAAAARGRRLDAFVVRKAAKAHGMQRRVEGPDIAGRRVLVVEDTSTTGGSPLTAVEAVREAGAEVVAVATIVDRATGAAEKIEQGAGVPYRFAFSKDELGLD; translated from the coding sequence ATGACTGACGTGGACGTACGCGGATCGCTGCTGCAGCAGATCAAGGACAAGGCCGTGGTGCACGGCAAGGTGACCCTGTCGTCGGGTCTGGAGGCGGACTACTACGTCGACCTGCGCCGCGTCACCCTCGACGGTGAGGCCGCCCCGCTGGTCGGGCAGGTGCTGCTCGACCTGACCGCCGACCTCGACTTCGACGCGGTCGGCGGTCTCACGATGGGCGCCGACCCCGTGGCCGGCGCGATGCTGCACGCGGCCGCCGCGCGCGGCAGGCGGCTCGACGCGTTCGTCGTCCGCAAGGCGGCCAAGGCGCACGGCATGCAGCGGCGGGTCGAGGGGCCGGACATCGCGGGCCGCCGGGTCCTCGTCGTCGAGGACACCTCCACCACCGGCGGCTCCCCGCTGACCGCTGTCGAGGCCGTGCGCGAGGCCGGCGCGGAGGTCGTCGCCGTCGCCACGATCGTCGACCGGGCGACCGGCGCGGCCGAGAAGATCGAGCAGGGCGCCGGTGTCCCCTACCGCTTCGCGTTCTCGAAGGACGAGCTGGGCCTCGACTGA
- a CDS encoding polyamine aminopropyltransferase, which yields MIEPQAPAPPGAPPPQRDQGGHGGPADAHAWLPVRPGVGRFLVLAGVFVCAACGLVYELELVALASYLIGDSVTQASVVLSVMVFAMGIGSLAAKSLRPRAALGFGAIEAALALVGGCSALALYAAFAWTGDWGGMWASGSRYLLVAFSLAIGLLIGAEVPLLMELIQRIRRQDAGGAVADLFAADYVGALVGGLAFPFLLLPWLGQLTGALLTGTVNALVGGALVLGLFHHDLSRRARWFLLVTNLAVLGLLATAAAHVDDFERAARRAVYGKDVRVATQTGIQEIVLTGGRDGRPFSLFLDGRLRISGRDEHRYHRALVHPAMSAGPHARVLVLGGGDGLAAREVVRHADVRQIDIVELDPGVVRLARTDPALSSLNHHAYDDDRVRVFTEDSFAWLRDARRTETYDVVISDLPDPGITASTKLYSQEFYGLARELLAHDGRLVVHAGPVSSRRHVFWTVDATVRATGLRTTPYRVAATDPGYVTGPDRTARTSRTPHDWGFVLATRTADGRRPPPDLGTGVARLDADDRVEKLPPSTLVHPRYAD from the coding sequence GTGATCGAGCCGCAGGCCCCCGCACCCCCTGGCGCCCCTCCTCCCCAGCGCGACCAGGGCGGTCACGGAGGCCCGGCCGACGCCCACGCATGGCTCCCGGTCCGCCCGGGCGTCGGCCGCTTCCTCGTCCTCGCCGGCGTCTTCGTCTGCGCGGCCTGCGGACTCGTGTACGAACTCGAACTCGTCGCCCTCGCCTCGTACCTGATCGGCGACTCCGTCACCCAGGCCTCGGTCGTCCTCTCGGTCATGGTCTTCGCCATGGGCATCGGCTCCCTCGCCGCCAAAAGCCTCCGCCCCCGCGCGGCCCTCGGCTTCGGCGCCATCGAAGCCGCCCTCGCCCTCGTCGGCGGCTGCAGTGCCCTCGCGCTGTACGCGGCGTTCGCCTGGACCGGCGACTGGGGCGGCATGTGGGCGAGCGGCTCGCGCTACCTCCTCGTCGCCTTCTCCCTCGCCATCGGCCTGCTCATCGGCGCCGAAGTCCCCCTGCTGATGGAGCTGATCCAACGCATCCGCCGCCAGGACGCGGGCGGCGCCGTAGCCGACCTGTTCGCGGCCGACTACGTGGGCGCGCTGGTCGGCGGCCTGGCCTTCCCCTTCCTGCTCCTCCCTTGGCTCGGCCAGTTGACCGGCGCCCTCCTCACCGGCACGGTCAACGCCCTCGTCGGCGGCGCCCTCGTCCTGGGCCTGTTCCACCACGACCTCAGCCGCCGCGCCCGCTGGTTCCTGCTGGTCACCAACCTCGCCGTCCTCGGCCTCCTCGCCACCGCCGCCGCACACGTCGACGACTTCGAACGCGCCGCCCGGCGCGCTGTCTACGGCAAGGACGTACGGGTCGCCACGCAGACCGGCATCCAGGAGATCGTCCTCACCGGCGGCAGGGACGGCCGCCCGTTCTCCCTCTTCCTCGACGGCCGCCTGCGCATCAGCGGCCGCGACGAACACCGCTACCACCGCGCCCTCGTCCACCCCGCCATGAGCGCCGGCCCCCACGCCCGCGTCCTCGTCCTGGGCGGCGGCGACGGCCTCGCCGCCCGCGAAGTGGTCCGCCACGCGGACGTGCGCCAGATCGACATCGTCGAACTCGACCCGGGCGTGGTGCGTCTGGCGCGCACGGACCCGGCCCTGTCGTCCCTCAACCACCACGCCTACGACGACGACCGCGTCCGCGTCTTCACGGAGGACTCCTTCGCCTGGCTGCGCGACGCCCGCCGGACGGAGACGTACGACGTCGTGATCTCGGACCTCCCCGACCCCGGCATCACGGCGAGCACCAAGCTCTACTCGCAGGAGTTCTACGGCCTGGCCCGCGAGCTCCTCGCCCACGACGGCCGCCTGGTCGTGCACGCGGGCCCGGTGTCGTCCCGTCGGCACGTCTTCTGGACGGTCGACGCCACCGTCCGCGCCACCGGCCTGCGCACCACGCCCTACCGCGTCGCCGCCACCGACCCCGGCTACGTCACCGGCCCCGACCGCACGGCCCGTACCTCCCGCACCCCCCACGACTGGGGCTTCGTCCTGGCGACCCGGACCGCCGACGGCCGACGGCCGCCGCCGGACCTCGGCACCGGGGTCGCGCGACTCGACGCCGACGACCGCGTGGAGAAGCTGCCACCGTCGACGCTGGTGCATCCGAGGTACGCCGACTGA
- a CDS encoding aldose epimerase family protein, protein MSSEEITLAAGDAEAVLAPGNGGRVAGLRVGGVELLRQGERFGCFPMVPWCGRIRDGRFLSGGTVRQMPLNAPPNAIHGTTRDGSWRVASRGDTEAVLTYDLVDPWPYPGRVTQVVTLTPDTLTLAMSVEAHDSSFPAQIGWHPWFNRNLAGGGEDVRIDFAPAWQEERGADHLPTGSRLAPKPGPWDDCFGMPDGVDVTLTWPGRLELTVASREEWVVVYDEQAEAVCVEPQTGPPNGLNTHPRLVTPIDPLEATTTWTWRRL, encoded by the coding sequence GTGAGTAGCGAAGAGATCACGTTGGCCGCGGGTGACGCGGAGGCGGTGCTGGCGCCGGGGAACGGCGGCCGGGTGGCGGGCCTGCGGGTCGGTGGGGTCGAACTGCTGCGTCAGGGCGAGCGGTTCGGCTGCTTCCCGATGGTGCCGTGGTGCGGCCGGATCCGCGACGGCCGTTTCCTCAGCGGCGGCACCGTGCGGCAGATGCCCCTCAACGCCCCGCCCAACGCCATCCACGGCACGACCCGCGACGGATCATGGCGCGTCGCGAGCCGCGGCGACACCGAGGCCGTCCTCACGTACGACCTCGTCGACCCCTGGCCCTACCCCGGCCGCGTCACCCAGGTGGTGACCCTCACCCCGGACACCCTCACCCTCGCCATGTCCGTGGAGGCGCACGACTCCTCGTTCCCGGCCCAGATCGGCTGGCACCCCTGGTTCAACCGGAACCTGGCGGGCGGCGGGGAGGACGTACGGATCGACTTCGCGCCCGCCTGGCAGGAGGAGCGCGGCGCGGACCACCTGCCCACCGGCAGCCGCCTCGCCCCGAAGCCCGGCCCCTGGGACGACTGCTTCGGGATGCCCGACGGCGTCGACGTCACCCTCACCTGGCCGGGCCGGCTGGAGCTGACGGTCGCCTCCCGCGAGGAGTGGGTCGTGGTCTACGACGAGCAGGCGGAGGCCGTGTGCGTCGAACCGCAGACCGGCCCGCCCAACGGCCTCAACACCCACCCCCGCCTGGTCACCCCCATCGACCCCCTCGAAGCCACGACGACCTGGACGTGGCGGCGCCTGTAA
- a CDS encoding kynureninase, which produces MSELDTELNGRELAREARELDAADELAGLRARFVLDDAVYLDGNSLGALPVSVPGRLADVVHREWGELRIRSWDESGWWAAPERIGDRIAPLVGAAPGQIVVGDSTSVNVFKALVAAVRMADPAGDGRRDEILVDATTFPTDGYIAESAARMTGRTLRPVTPAEVPAALSDRTAAVLLNHVDYRTGRLHDLPALTAAVHRAGAYIVWDLCHSAGALPVGLDEHGVDLAVGCTYKYLNGGPGSPAYLYVRHDLQPHFDSPLPGWTSHAQPFAMHPSYEPAAGALRGRVGTPDILSMLALEAALDVWYGGREGSAEGSGAGSGAEAEAGTGAGAGTGTGVAIESVRAKSLALTDFFLRCVSAYVPEGRVESLTPAAHAERGSQVALRCDDAGDVMKRLIHQGVIGDFRHPDVLRFGFTPLYVSFTDVERAARVLGETLGSLG; this is translated from the coding sequence ATGTCTGAACTCGACACTGAACTGAACGGTCGCGAACTTGCCCGTGAGGCAAGGGAATTGGACGCGGCCGACGAACTGGCCGGACTACGCGCGCGCTTCGTCCTCGACGACGCCGTGTACCTCGACGGGAACTCACTGGGCGCGCTGCCGGTGTCGGTCCCCGGGCGGCTCGCGGATGTCGTGCACCGCGAGTGGGGCGAGCTGCGCATCCGTTCCTGGGACGAGAGCGGCTGGTGGGCCGCGCCCGAGCGGATCGGCGACCGTATCGCTCCGCTGGTGGGCGCGGCGCCCGGCCAGATAGTGGTCGGCGACTCGACAAGTGTCAACGTGTTCAAGGCACTTGTGGCGGCGGTACGCATGGCGGACCCGGCGGGTGACGGCCGCCGCGACGAGATCCTGGTCGACGCGACGACGTTCCCCACGGACGGCTACATAGCCGAGTCCGCGGCCCGTATGACGGGCCGCACGCTGCGCCCGGTGACCCCGGCGGAGGTACCGGCCGCCCTGAGCGACCGTACGGCCGCCGTACTCCTCAACCACGTCGACTACCGCACCGGCCGCCTCCACGACCTGCCCGCCCTGACGGCGGCGGTCCACCGGGCGGGCGCCTACATCGTCTGGGATCTCTGCCACAGCGCGGGCGCCCTCCCCGTCGGCCTCGACGAACACGGCGTCGACCTGGCCGTCGGCTGCACCTACAAATACCTCAACGGAGGCCCCGGCTCCCCGGCCTACCTCTACGTCCGCCACGACCTCCAGCCCCACTTCGACTCCCCCCTCCCCGGCTGGACCTCCCACGCCCAGCCCTTCGCCATGCACCCGTCGTACGAGCCCGCCGCGGGCGCCCTCCGGGGCCGCGTGGGCACACCCGACATCCTGTCGATGCTGGCTCTGGAGGCGGCACTTGATGTCTGGTACGGGGGGAGGGAAGGGTCTGCCGAAGGGTCGGGAGCCGGGAGCGGGGCCGAGGCCGAGGCCGGGACTGGGGCAGGCGCTGGGACCGGAACCGGGGTGGCGATCGAGTCGGTCCGTGCCAAGTCCCTCGCCCTGACGGACTTCTTCCTGCGCTGCGTATCGGCGTACGTCCCCGAAGGCCGCGTCGAGTCCCTCACCCCGGCCGCCCACGCGGAACGCGGCAGCCAGGTCGCCCTCCGCTGCGACGACGCCGGCGACGTCATGAAACGCCTCATCCACCAGGGCGTCATAGGCGACTTCCGCCACCCCGACGTCCTCCGCTTCGGCTTCACCCCCCTCTACGTCAGCTTCACGGACGTGGAACGTGCGGCACGGGTACTGGGGGAGACGTTGGGGTCGCTGGGGTAG
- a CDS encoding alpha/beta hydrolase — protein MPDDDAAARDAAEEASAFSHAPVAPDATAPYGDHPDQVIDFYAPRPSDTGAETGTATGAAAPAGTAPLIVVLHGGAWRVPYDRHHITPFADFLTRHGFAVANVEYRRGSSLPAQTGPSDTPAPLAGRWPETFDDIAAALDALPGLVRQAMPQADPRRTVLTGHSAGGHLALWAAARHVLPADSPWRTTRPALLRGVVAMAPIADFEVAGKLDVCGGAMTQLLGGQDKVAERRPHADPALLLPTGIATTLVQGRSDIVVPQAVAEAYADAAARAGEVVGLTLLEGVGHFPLIDPAADACAVVVEEIAQLAW, from the coding sequence ATGCCGGACGACGACGCCGCAGCCCGCGATGCCGCCGAAGAGGCATCGGCCTTCTCACACGCACCGGTCGCCCCCGACGCCACCGCCCCCTACGGCGACCACCCCGACCAGGTGATCGACTTCTACGCCCCCCGCCCCTCCGACACGGGCGCGGAAACAGGCACAGCCACAGGCGCAGCCGCACCGGCAGGCACCGCCCCCTTGATCGTGGTCCTGCACGGCGGCGCCTGGCGCGTCCCCTACGACCGCCACCACATCACCCCCTTCGCCGACTTCCTCACCCGCCACGGTTTCGCCGTAGCCAACGTCGAATACAGAAGGGGCAGTTCGCTCCCCGCCCAGACCGGCCCGAGCGACACCCCCGCCCCACTCGCGGGCCGCTGGCCGGAGACGTTCGACGACATCGCCGCCGCCCTGGACGCCCTGCCCGGCCTCGTACGCCAGGCCATGCCCCAGGCAGACCCACGCCGCACGGTCCTCACCGGCCACTCCGCCGGCGGCCACCTCGCCCTGTGGGCCGCCGCCCGCCACGTACTCCCGGCCGACAGCCCGTGGCGCACCACCCGCCCGGCCCTCCTCCGCGGCGTCGTCGCCATGGCCCCCATCGCCGACTTCGAGGTGGCCGGGAAGCTGGACGTATGCGGCGGGGCGATGACCCAACTCCTCGGCGGCCAGGACAAGGTCGCCGAACGCCGTCCCCACGCCGACCCGGCCCTCCTCCTCCCGACGGGCATCGCCACCACCCTCGTACAGGGCCGCTCCGACATCGTCGTCCCGCAGGCCGTCGCCGAGGCGTACGCCGACGCCGCGGCCAGGGCGGGCGAGGTCGTGGGCCTGACCCTCCTGGAGGGCGTGGGCCACTTCCCCCTGATCGACCCGGCGGCGGACGCATGCGCGGTAGTGGTGGAGGAAATCGCGCAATTGGCCTGGTGA
- a CDS encoding SRPBCC domain-containing protein: protein MEHEVFVPVPVGRLREALSDPERVARAVPGLQQDAGTPPVAGRLKVRIAGHTITYRGTLRVTAQDDGTYAVEGDATEARGTGSVELTLTLRLLPATEGTTLAFAGTATADGRVTELPPDSVSSAVTRLLGRFAENLGTTEGPEKGTQPGERTEKETPGTAEGHPAPGAGAESDGEPPAEAEAAEAADDASEAVEVTEAGDEPGEDEPPASVFEAEVPPSALDPFGEDDFVAGGEPPAEAAHARRTMIGRSAEEVDHAPPRGRYAPVPAPETVSASATLRWAAPAAALAVASAIIVSRALRRRR, encoded by the coding sequence ATGGAGCATGAGGTGTTCGTTCCGGTTCCCGTCGGCCGCCTCCGGGAGGCGCTGTCCGACCCCGAGCGGGTGGCCCGAGCGGTCCCCGGGCTCCAGCAGGACGCGGGCACCCCACCCGTCGCCGGCCGCCTGAAGGTACGTATCGCCGGCCACACCATCACCTATCGCGGCACCCTCCGCGTCACCGCCCAGGACGACGGTACGTACGCCGTCGAGGGCGACGCCACCGAGGCCCGCGGCACCGGCTCCGTCGAACTCACCCTCACCCTCCGCCTCCTCCCGGCCACCGAGGGCACGACCCTCGCCTTCGCCGGCACGGCCACCGCCGACGGCCGCGTGACCGAACTCCCGCCGGACTCGGTGTCGTCGGCGGTGACGCGGTTGCTGGGGAGGTTCGCGGAGAACCTGGGGACGACCGAGGGGCCGGAGAAGGGGACGCAGCCGGGGGAGCGGACGGAGAAGGAGACACCGGGTACGGCTGAGGGACATCCTGCTCCCGGGGCCGGGGCTGAGAGTGACGGTGAGCCCCCCGCTGAAGCCGAGGCCGCCGAGGCCGCGGATGATGCTTCTGAGGCTGTCGAAGTCACTGAAGCCGGTGACGAGCCGGGTGAGGACGAACCCCCGGCCTCCGTCTTCGAGGCCGAAGTGCCGCCGTCGGCGCTGGACCCCTTCGGTGAGGACGACTTCGTCGCCGGGGGTGAGCCGCCGGCCGAGGCCGCACATGCGCGGCGGACGATGATCGGCCGCAGCGCGGAGGAGGTCGACCACGCCCCGCCACGCGGCCGGTACGCCCCGGTCCCGGCCCCCGAGACCGTCTCCGCGAGCGCGACGCTCCGCTGGGCGGCCCCGGCGGCGGCCCTCGCCGTCGCCTCCGCGATCATCGTGAGCCGCGCCCTGCGCAGACGCCGTTGA
- a CDS encoding DUF2617 family protein, producing the protein MLTTLNTAYTDTRAADLAWALGREPLPALATLDLELSGAKLQLRLLGASHQVLLEEEQGSHCSETVACIPGSSTPLPLGVAKRVDDWEYEFAARIEVLSPGSFAGRAQELLALVSDHPHGLAGVFPGSPHAFTAMLAQRHEGQVHWRTWHSYPQDGQLVATRTRVGVRVPAAL; encoded by the coding sequence ATGCTCACGACCCTGAACACCGCCTACACCGACACGCGCGCGGCCGACCTCGCCTGGGCCCTGGGCCGCGAACCGCTACCCGCGCTCGCCACGCTCGACCTCGAACTCTCCGGCGCGAAGCTGCAGTTGAGACTGCTCGGCGCGTCCCACCAGGTGCTCCTGGAGGAGGAACAGGGCAGCCACTGTTCGGAGACGGTCGCATGCATCCCGGGGTCCAGCACGCCCCTCCCGCTCGGCGTCGCCAAACGCGTGGACGACTGGGAGTACGAATTCGCGGCCCGGATCGAGGTCCTGTCACCGGGTTCCTTCGCCGGCCGGGCCCAGGAGTTGCTGGCCCTCGTCTCCGACCACCCCCACGGCCTGGCAGGCGTCTTCCCCGGCAGCCCCCACGCCTTCACGGCGATGCTCGCGCAACGCCACGAGGGCCAAGTGCACTGGCGTACATGGCACTCGTATCCCCAGGACGGCCAACTGGTGGCCACGAGAACGAGGGTGGGGGTCCGGGTGCCGGCGGCGCTCTGA
- the fbaA gene encoding class II fructose-bisphosphate aldolase, with protein MPIATPEVYNEMLDRAKAGKFAYPAINVTSTQTLHAALRGFAEAESDGIVQISTGGAEFLGGQYSKEMVTGSVALAEFAHIVAEKYPVTVALHTDHCPKDKLDGYVRPLLAVSEERVARGENPLFQSHMWDGSAETLADNLSIAQELLARAAAAKIILEVEITPTGGEEDGVSHEINDSLYTTVDDAIRTAEALGLGEKGRYLLAASFGNVHGVYKPGNVVLRPDLLKQLNEGVAARFGKESPFDFVFHGGSGSTEEEIRTALENGVVKMNIDTDTQYAFTRPVAAHMFQNYDGVLKVDGEVGNKKTYDPRTWGKLAEASMAARVVEACGNLRSAGTKIK; from the coding sequence ATGCCCATCGCAACCCCCGAGGTCTACAACGAGATGCTCGACCGGGCGAAGGCAGGCAAGTTCGCCTACCCGGCCATCAACGTGACCTCGACCCAGACGCTGCACGCCGCGCTGCGCGGCTTCGCGGAGGCGGAGAGCGACGGCATCGTCCAGATCTCGACCGGCGGCGCCGAGTTCCTGGGCGGTCAGTACAGCAAGGAGATGGTGACGGGTTCCGTCGCCCTGGCCGAGTTCGCGCACATCGTGGCCGAGAAGTACCCCGTCACGGTCGCCCTGCACACGGACCACTGCCCGAAGGACAAGCTGGACGGCTACGTACGTCCGCTGCTCGCGGTGTCGGAGGAGCGGGTCGCGCGCGGCGAGAACCCCCTCTTCCAGTCCCACATGTGGGACGGCTCGGCCGAGACCCTCGCCGACAACCTCTCGATCGCCCAGGAGCTCCTCGCCCGCGCCGCCGCCGCGAAGATCATCCTTGAGGTCGAGATCACCCCGACCGGTGGCGAGGAGGACGGCGTCTCCCACGAGATCAACGACTCCCTCTACACGACGGTCGACGACGCGATCCGTACGGCCGAGGCGCTGGGCCTGGGCGAGAAGGGCCGCTACCTGCTGGCCGCGTCCTTCGGCAACGTCCACGGCGTCTACAAGCCGGGCAACGTCGTCCTGCGCCCCGACCTCCTCAAGCAGCTGAACGAGGGCGTCGCCGCCCGCTTCGGCAAGGAGTCCCCCTTCGACTTCGTCTTCCACGGCGGCTCCGGCTCCACCGAGGAGGAGATCCGCACCGCCCTGGAGAACGGCGTCGTCAAGATGAACATCGACACCGACACCCAGTACGCCTTCACGCGTCCCGTCGCGGCCCACATGTTCCAGAACTACGACGGCGTCCTGAAGGTCGACGGCGAGGTCGGCAACAAGAAGACCTACGACCCCCGCACCTGGGGCAAGCTCGCGGAGGCGTCGATGGCGGCCCGCGTGGTCGAGGCCTGCGGCAACCTGCGCTCGGCGGGCACGAAGATCAAGTAA
- a CDS encoding MFS transporter, which yields MADVRLASAQGKWILLTTVLGSSMALLDSTVVNVALPRIGLDLDADLAALQWTVNAYMLTLAGLILLGGALGDRFGRRKVFVVGVVWFAVASLLCGIAPNGEVLIAARALQGVGGALLTPGSLALIQASFHPDDRAKAVGLWSGFGGVGAAVGPFLGGWLVDGPGWRWVFLLNVPLALLCVPVAVRHVPESAGGTSRSWESPGSAEAGRGGGAGRGGRRSHDRGFDILGAVLGAASLAFITYALIEARAGSVAVVLTALAGVATAVAFVHVERHRPDPMMPPEIFASRQFTAVNIVTLFVYAAFGGFFFLAALQLQVVSGYSALGAGTALLPITVLMLLLSARAGALGERIGPRIPLTVGPLLCTAGVLLMLRVGPDASYTTDVLPALLVMGLGMVTLVAPLTATVLASVSTDHAGLASGINNAAARAAGLIAVAALPLIAGMGPEAYRSPTQFDKAFDTAMLACAAALLASSALSYATVRRPAPDCHHPECRTHGCVTAPPLEGTQPGEAESK from the coding sequence ATGGCCGACGTACGCCTGGCCTCTGCCCAGGGCAAGTGGATCCTGCTGACCACGGTGCTCGGTTCCAGCATGGCCTTGCTGGACTCGACGGTCGTCAACGTCGCCCTCCCCCGCATCGGCCTCGACCTGGACGCCGACCTCGCGGCCCTCCAGTGGACCGTCAACGCGTACATGCTCACCCTGGCCGGCCTGATCCTCCTCGGCGGCGCGTTGGGCGACCGCTTCGGCCGCCGCAAGGTGTTCGTGGTCGGCGTGGTGTGGTTCGCCGTCGCCTCACTCCTCTGCGGCATCGCCCCGAACGGCGAAGTGCTGATCGCCGCCCGAGCCCTCCAGGGCGTAGGCGGCGCACTCCTCACCCCCGGCTCCCTCGCCCTCATCCAGGCGTCGTTCCACCCCGACGACAGGGCGAAGGCGGTAGGCCTGTGGTCGGGCTTCGGCGGCGTGGGCGCGGCCGTCGGCCCGTTCCTCGGCGGCTGGCTGGTCGACGGCCCCGGCTGGCGCTGGGTCTTCCTCCTGAACGTCCCCCTGGCCCTCCTCTGCGTCCCCGTCGCCGTCCGCCACGTACCGGAATCCGCTGGGGGCACCTCCCGCTCATGGGAGTCCCCGGGCTCGGCCGAAGCCGGGCGTGGGGGAGGAGCCGGGCGTGGGGGACGCCGCAGCCACGACCGGGGCTTCGACATCCTGGGCGCAGTGCTCGGCGCCGCGTCCCTGGCCTTCATCACGTACGCGCTGATCGAGGCCAGAGCGGGCTCGGTGGCGGTCGTACTCACCGCACTGGCCGGTGTGGCGACGGCCGTGGCCTTCGTCCACGTCGAACGTCACCGCCCCGACCCGATGATGCCCCCGGAGATCTTCGCGTCCCGCCAGTTCACGGCGGTCAACATCGTCACCCTGTTCGTGTACGCGGCCTTCGGCGGCTTCTTCTTCCTCGCCGCCCTCCAGCTCCAGGTCGTCTCCGGCTACTCGGCCCTGGGCGCCGGCACGGCCCTCCTCCCCATCACCGTCCTGATGCTGCTCCTCTCCGCCCGCGCGGGCGCCCTGGGTGAACGCATCGGCCCCCGCATCCCCCTCACCGTCGGCCCTCTGCTGTGCACGGCGGGCGTACTGCTGATGCTCCGAGTGGGCCCCGACGCCTCGTACACGACGGACGTCCTCCCCGCCCTCCTGGTCATGGGCCTGGGCATGGTCACTCTCGTGGCCCCCCTGACCGCCACCGTCCTGGCCTCCGTCTCCACCGACCACGCCGGCCTGGCCAGCGGCATCAACAACGCCGCGGCCCGAGCCGCCGGCCTCATCGCCGTAGCCGCCCTCCCCCTGATCGCCGGCATGGGCCCCGAGGCCTACCGCTCACCCACCCAGTTCGACAAGGCCTTCGACACCGCCATGCTCGCCTGCGCGGCCGCCCTACTGGCCAGTTCAGCCCTTTCCTACGCGACAGTCCGCCGCCCCGCTCCCGACTGCCACCACCCCGAATGCCGTACCCACGGCTGCGTGACGGCCCCACCACTGGAGGGCACGCAGCCGGGAGAGGCCGAGAGCAAATAG
- a CDS encoding tryptophan 2,3-dioxygenase family protein has translation MSLPAQPHEASEPETPHLDFQGTTPYEDYVQADVLTHLQHPLSEDPGEMVFLVTTQVMELWFTVIVHEWETATTAIRNDDVATAKDALKRSVRELEALNASWKPLGQLTPAQFNSYRAALGEGSGFQSAMYRRMEFLLGEKSASMLVPHRGAPRVHAELEKALHEPSLYDEVLRLLARRGHAIPESVVRRDVSQRYEPSPEVEEAWTELYSGDPDHELARLGEALTDVAELVWRWRNDHLVATRRAMGAKAGTGGSAGVAWLEKRARKNVFPELWTARSHV, from the coding sequence ATGTCCCTTCCGGCTCAGCCCCACGAGGCTTCGGAGCCCGAGACCCCGCATCTCGACTTCCAGGGCACGACCCCGTACGAGGACTACGTCCAGGCGGACGTCCTCACCCACCTCCAGCACCCCCTCTCCGAGGACCCCGGAGAGATGGTCTTCCTGGTGACGACCCAGGTCATGGAGCTGTGGTTCACCGTCATCGTCCACGAGTGGGAGACCGCGACCACCGCGATCCGCAACGACGACGTGGCGACGGCCAAGGACGCGCTGAAGCGTTCCGTACGCGAGCTGGAGGCCCTGAACGCCTCCTGGAAGCCCCTCGGCCAGCTCACCCCCGCCCAGTTCAACTCCTACCGCGCCGCCCTCGGTGAGGGCTCCGGCTTCCAGTCGGCGATGTACCGCCGTATGGAGTTCCTGCTCGGCGAGAAGTCCGCCTCCATGCTCGTACCCCACCGGGGCGCCCCGCGCGTCCACGCCGAACTGGAGAAGGCGCTGCACGAGCCGAGCCTCTACGACGAGGTACTGCGGCTCCTGGCCCGCCGCGGCCACGCGATCCCCGAGTCCGTCGTACGACGTGACGTCTCCCAGCGCTACGAGCCGTCCCCCGAGGTCGAGGAGGCGTGGACCGAGCTGTACTCCGGCGACCCGGACCACGAACTCGCCCGCCTCGGAGAGGCGTTGACCGATGTCGCCGAACTCGTCTGGCGCTGGCGCAACGACCACCTCGTCGCCACCCGCCGCGCGATGGGCGCCAAGGCCGGCACGGGCGGCTCCGCCGGCGTGGCCTGGCTGGAGAAGCGCGCCCGCAAGAACGTCTTCCCCGAGCTGTGGACGGCGCGCTCCCATGTCTGA
- a CDS encoding DUF3151 domain-containing protein, which translates to MTIHENLLGGPPPTHLPDDPGPRELLANGTPPADVAAKYPTSSLAWAQLADDAYERGSVVESYAYARTGYHRGLDALRRNGWKGHGPVPWEHEPNRGFLRALHALARAAGSIGEQEEYERCSQFLKDSSPTAAQTLS; encoded by the coding sequence ATGACGATTCACGAAAACCTCCTCGGCGGCCCGCCCCCGACCCACCTCCCCGACGACCCGGGGCCCCGCGAACTCCTCGCCAACGGCACACCCCCCGCCGACGTCGCCGCCAAGTACCCCACCTCCTCCCTCGCCTGGGCCCAGCTCGCCGACGACGCCTACGAGCGTGGCAGCGTCGTGGAGTCGTACGCCTACGCCCGTACGGGCTACCACCGCGGCCTCGACGCCCTGCGCCGCAACGGCTGGAAGGGCCACGGCCCCGTCCCCTGGGAGCACGAGCCGAACCGCGGCTTCCTGCGCGCTCTGCACGCCCTCGCCCGCGCCGCGGGGTCGATCGGCGAGCAGGAGGAGTACGAGCGCTGCTCCCAGTTCCTGAAGGACTCCTCCCCGACGGCGGCGCAGACGCTGAGCTAG